One region of Lytechinus pictus isolate F3 Inbred chromosome 8, Lp3.0, whole genome shotgun sequence genomic DNA includes:
- the LOC129266696 gene encoding uncharacterized protein LOC129266696 — protein MMFKFGNTLFATTHVPIIAKNGESVTLPCSHGWNLSRVEDRKNLDHATWFLTNPDRTDTVASHECPDDNPKLCKTMTSNSQVSLDLDFENQTANLIITNVQSTNSGVYFCLVVTVNGIIQTSVKLTVSGSDTSVRITSSGGHPPDEPSKLIVTANTTETLKCSAYVNKGYPGTLVWTAQDLSLQEETPKKFDISDDEDYVTSSVTFHPTHADNGKWVECGIRESEKSPRRVKLMVKDKTDTSSTGNPLIPINNETSSPVCFHRQSRKANNSSRNNTCCQARDIVFLPSISPNGDIAILCCTGREVGSCHSLQFNIAGDSKSDAEQTGSQSSHTIATTMSISLYAIIGAGILVILSVFIWRKRKVFRCPRKEHIYCDPPDLPARVTSLPPPPRSWIEYEYEDGSFITSYEECNSIRDDELQELSTTFSGHAPGAHRSLSRTISTLSRRGLRDSEVVYANFPFTNVLSRIKAIGWSYF, from the exons ATGATGTTCAAGTTCGGCAATACTTTGTTTGCAACTACCCACGTCCCCATAATTGCCAAGAACGGGGAGAGCGTCACGCTGCCATGCTCCCATGGATGGAATCTTTCTAGAGTCGAGGACAGGAAAAACCTTGATCATGCCACCTGGTTTTTAACT aATCCTGACCGTACTGACACTGTCGCTTCTCACGAATGTCCAGATGATAACCCTAAATTATGTAAGACAATGACATCGAATAGTCAGGTCTCCCTTGACCTTGACTTCGAGAACCAGACAGCGAATCTCATCATCACAAATGTCCAGAGTACGAACAGCGGGGTGTATTTCTGTTTGGTAGTGACCGTCAATGGTATCATCCAAACCTCTGTCAAGCTCACTGTTAGTG GGTCTGATACATCCGTTCGCATTACGTCATCCGGCGGTCATCCACCCGACGAGCCAAGCAAATTAATCGTCACGGCCAATACCACGGAGACACTCAAGTGTTCTGCTTATGTGAATAAGGGCTACCCTGGCACACTCGTCTGGACAGCCCAAGATCTCAGTTTGCAAGAGGAAACTCCAAAGAAGTTCGACATCAGTGATGACGAAGAttatgtgacgtcatcagtgACGTTTCATCCAACACATGCTGATAATGGTAAATGGGTAGAATGTGGAATCAGGGAAAGCGAAAAATCACCGAGACGAGTCAAGTTGATGGTTAAAG ATAAAACAGATACGTCATCAACGGGTAACCCTCTTATCCCAATAAACAATGAAACTTCAAGCCCGGTATGTTTTCATCGCCAAAGTCGGAAGGCTAATAACTCCTCTCGGAACAATACCTGTTGCCAGGCAAGAGACATCGTCTTTCTGCCCAGTATTTCACCAAATGGGGATATCGCTATTTTATGCTGCACAGGGCGTGAGGTTGGGTCATGCCACTCTCTACAGTTCAACATTGCTG GAGATAGTAAGTCTGACGCAGAGCAAACGGGGAGTCAGTCCAGTCATACCATAGCGACAACGATGTCCATCTCGCTTTATGCAATCATTGGAGCCGGTATCCTTGTCATTTTATCTGTCTTCATCTGGAGGAAGAGAAAAG TTTTCAGGTGTCCGCGAAAGGAACACATATATTGTGATCCCCCTGACCTGCCGGCAAGAGTGACATCGTTGCCCCCTCCTCCTCGCTCGTGGATTGAATAC GAATACGAAGATGGTTCCTTTATAACGTCATATGAAGAATGCAACTCGATCAGGGATGACGAACTGCAAGAGCTCTCGACCACCTTCTCCGGCCACGCCCCGGGAGCACATCGCTCTCTCAGCCGAACGATATCCACACTCAGTCGGCGGGGGCTTCGAGACTCTGAAGTGGTCTACGCCAATTTTCCATTCACAAATGTTCTTTCAAGGATAAAAGCGATTGGATGGTCCTACTTCTGA